A window from Triticum aestivum cultivar Chinese Spring chromosome 6D, IWGSC CS RefSeq v2.1, whole genome shotgun sequence encodes these proteins:
- the LOC123145583 gene encoding non-specific lipid transfer protein-like 1 isoform X2 yields MALNGGATTAACILVLLALAGAAGATFSAPPPVDCSALLAGLADCLDFVSPGSKSSQPSKACCGEVKTNVGSPAVVDCVCAAMFSKPTQLPFNKTRVYALPDACGTPASVLNRCHAAHGPGGAPAEAPSPSASSGGATASPPKANVAARSPGGSATVLLATVVTSLLAFYYL; encoded by the exons ATGGCTCTCAACGGCGGCGCCACCACCGCAGCGTGCATCCTCGTCCTCCTTGCACTCGCCGGCGCCGCGGGGGCAACCTTCTCGGCGCCGCCGCCGGTGGACTGCTCGGCATTGTTGGCCGGCCTCGCAGACTGCCTCGACTTTGTGTCGCCCGGCAGCAAGTCGAGTCAACCTTCCAAGGCCTGCTGCGGGGAGGTGAAGACCAACGTCGGCAGCCCCGCCGTCGTGGACTGCGTCTGCGCCGCCATGTTCTCGAAGCCAACGCAGTTACCGTTCAACAAGACACGGGTGTACGCTCTCCCCGACGCCTGCGGCACGCCCGCCTCCGTCTTGAACAGGTGCCATG CTGCACATGGGCCGGGTGGTGCTCCTGCTGAAG CACCGTCACCTTCAGCATCCAGTGGCGGCGCGACCGCTTCACCACCGAAGGCGAATGTGGCGGCGAGGTCTCCGGGCGGCTCCGCCACCGTTCTCTTGGCAACTGTGGTGACTTCGCTGCTCGCCTTCTATTACCTCTGA
- the LOC123145583 gene encoding non-specific lipid transfer protein-like 1 isoform X1: MALTGGATTAACILVLLALADAAGAATRAPAPAPAPDCMEALISLADCLDYVTPSTKSARPSKACCTEVKTAVGTPATVKCLCAAMDAKTTPIPINMTRVLALPTACGQSASVLNKCHAAHGPGGAPAEAPSPSASSGGATASPPKANVAARSPGGSATVLLATVVTSLLAFYYL, encoded by the exons ATGGCTCTCACCGGCGGCGCCACCACCGCAGCGTGCATCCTCGTCCTCCTCGCGCTCGCCGACGCCGCGGGGGCGGCTACCCGGGcgccagcgccggcgccggcgccggactGCATGGAGGCGTTGATTAGCCTCGCAGACTGCCTCGACTATGTGACGCCCAGCACCAAGTCGGCTCGGCCTTCCAAGGCTTGCTGCACGGAGGTGAAGACCGCCGTCGGCACCCCCGCCACCGTGAAGTGCCTCTGCGCTGCCATGGACGCCAAGACAACTCCGATACCGATCAACATGACACGGGTGCTCGCTCTCCCCACCGCCTGCGGCCAATCCGCCTCCGTCTTGAACAAGTGCCACG CTGCACATGGGCCGGGTGGTGCTCCTGCTGAAG CACCGTCACCTTCAGCATCCAGTGGCGGCGCGACCGCTTCACCACCGAAGGCGAATGTGGCGGCGAGGTCTCCGGGCGGCTCCGCCACCGTTCTCTTGGCAACTGTGGTGACTTCGCTGCTCGCCTTCTATTACCTCTGA